The region ACAAAGAAAAAGCTCCCGGAACAGTGAAGGTGGCTGTGATGGGGAAGCGAAATCTGTTTCAACAATTACAGTCCGCGAAGATCGCCGCCATTGAAGTCGGAGGGAAAAACTGGCTGGCACAAACTCGAGGAGCTGATGTCATCATTGCTGAAACTGATGGACTTGCTGATGACGAGCTTCGAGGACTTGAAGCGTTCGTCAAGGACGGCGGAGGACTGATTTCCGTCACCTTGATCTGGGCGTGGCAACAATATGGCAAAGGGGGCAACGCCGCCACGGATAACCAATCAAACAAGCTCTTCTCAAAAGCCGGAATAGTCTGGCTGGATGCCACACAAGAAGGTCAGGATGAGATTTTCAAAGTCATTAATCCGGTTCCAAAGTTTTCCAATGCCGGCTATGCCACCCAGCATCTTAAGGATGCATTAGAGACGAAAGTCCCACCCACTGCCGAAGAAATGGCAATGATTGCCTCCACTCTGGAACCAGCACTGGTGGGCATTCCCTGGAAGATGGATCACGGAGTGGTCTCGCAATTGATTGCTTTTGTCGAAGATCTCAAAAAGCAGATCCCAGTCCCTACGTCGAAACAACCGGTCAAAGCCAAACAGGCCGACGCCAAGCTGCTGGTTGGTCTTCAGACAGGTTACTACCTGCAGCTTCCGTTGGAAGAGATGAAGCCTGCTCCGACGGCGTCGGTTTTTCCGGGGGCAGTTCCAGCAAATGCTAAAAAGGTCACTCGAAAAGTGACGATCAACACCGAAACCACTCGCTGGAAAAGCACAGGGCTGTATGCAGCGCCGGGAACGCTGGTAAAGGTCAAAGTTCCCCGGAACATTGTGGGGCAGAAGTTTGAAATCCAGATTGGCAGTCACTCCGACTCCCTCTGGTCGAAAGATGAATGGAGGCGACCACCGGCAGTCATCCGCCAGTTCCCCATCGACAAAGTCGAGTTTGAAGTTGGCAATGCTTATGGAGGGTTAATCTACGTTGTCGTTCCCCAGAAAACTCCTGCGGGAAAGTTTGAAGTCGAGTTTTCGAATGTGGTCGATGCACCCTATTTTGTGCATGGCGAAACGGATATCAGCGACTGGCGATTTACCATTCGTAACTATCCCGCCCCCTGGGCCGAACTGGAGACGAGACACCTTGTCATTACGGTGCCCAGCGAACTCGTCCGTAAGCTCGATTTTCCAGATAAGCTCATGAACCACTGGGCCGCAGTCCTCGATGCCTGTGCAGATCTCTATTCAATTTCGAGAAATCGACCTTATGCCGAGCGCTTTGTGTTCGACGATCAGATCAGTGCCGGGTTCATGCACAGTGGTTATCCCATCATGTGCTTTACAAATCCCTCGGCACCCGAAGTTGTCGATCTCAATTTCCTTGAGAACAAAGGGGGTTGGGGTTTCTATCACGAGTTAGGCCATAATCACCAAAAGGGAGATTGGACTTTCCAGGGGACAGGTGAAGTGACGAACAACCTCACACCTCTGTATGTCATTGACACCCTCACACCCAAAGCTTTTTCTCACGATGCGATTCAACAGCCTGAGCGTGACAATCGCGAACGCAAATATGTCATGAACGGTGCTCCATTCAGCACCTGGCAGGAAGATCCTTTCCTGGCTCTGACCATGTACATCCAACTCAAGGAACAATTCGGCTGGCAACCCTTCCGTGATGTCTTCCTGGAATACGAAAAGCTTCAGAAAGACGAGCACCCCAAATCGGAAATGGATAAACGCGATCAGTGGATGGTGCGGTTTTCACGTAAAGTGAATCGCAATTTAGGGCCGTTTTTCCAATATTGGGGAGTCCCCACGAGTGAAAATGCCCGCCAGATGATTAAAGATCTCCCCACCTGGATGCCACCTGGGAGACCCGGTTCGCAAACCTGATCGACCACGAGTTCCCTGATACTTCATTATGTCGTTTCTGTATTTTCTTGAGCATCTTTCTGTCGCTTTTGGGGCCATTGCTGGTGTGCTTGCCGGCAGGGGAAAGCGAGTCGATCTGTTCGGGATTCTGGTGCTCGGAATGGTCACTGCGACTGGCGGAGGGACCCTACGAGACCTGATTCTCGACGTCCCGGTCTTCTGGTTGAAAGATCCGAATTTTGTTTACACGGTGGTGGTTGCATCGTGCCTGATGTTCGTGACGGCACGTTACCGCAAAACTCCCCTGAAGCTCCTGATCTTCGCCGATGCCGCTGGACTGGCGTTTGTCGCTATCGTGGGGACATCCAAGACGCTATCGCTGGGGCATGCGGGAATCATCTGCATTGTGATGGGCGTAACCAGCGGAGTCGCTGGTGGGATTATTCGAGATGTCCTCTGCAGCGAGTTCCCCAGCATCTTCCGCATTGATTTCTACTGGTACGCGACAGCAGCCTTTTGCGGTGCCTGCTGCTATCTGACACTTCACTTGGTGCAGGGGCCCAACCCCGTCAATCTCATCGTCTCCTCCGCCTTGATTCTCATCCTGAGACTGGCTGCTCTTCGATATCGCTGGCGGCTTCCCGAATTCCGCACGCACGAAGACACGCACACCGTATCAGAGGATAAGCTTCCACCAGTGGCATGAATCAGACCGCTCGAATCAGCGCGTGAGAGCCACCGCCTCTTCGACGCGAATCGTTCCTTCGTAAATCGCGCGACCGATAATTGCTCCGACCAGATTGGGCTGCTGCTTATGAACAGCCTCCAGACGCCGCACATCGTCCAGAGTCGTCACCCCACCTGAAGCAATCACGGAAAAGCCCAGATCGGCCAGACGCTGCATGTCGGCAATGGTCCCTTCGTCGACACCTTGCATCATCCCATCGTTGGCAATGTTGGTATAGATTACAGCTGCGAGCGGGAGATCGACAAATTGCGAAGCTAATTCCAGTGCCGAAACGGCCGAGACTTCGAGCCAACCTGCCGTGGCCACTTTGCCATCGCGAGCATCCAATCCCAGGGCAATTCTCCCGGGATACTTTTCCACTAACGATTTGAACCACGCCGGTTCTTTGAGTGCCTGTGTACCAATAATCGCGCGGTCCAGGCCAACATCTTCCAGCATGAATCGCACGGATTCCTCGGAACGAAAACCTCCTCCCAACTCACAGGGAATCGACAGCTCACTGACAATCGCTCTCACGATTTCATGATTCACCGGATATCCGGCTTTCGCTCCATCAAGATCGACCAGATGAAGCCGGTCTGCACCTGTGGCTGCCCATTTTTGGGCCATGGCGACCGGGTCATCACCAAAAACGGTCTCCAGGGCATAATCACCCTGGCGAAGTCGCACACATTTGCCTCCACGCAAATCGATTGCCGGCAGAATTTCCATCCCCATCACTTTCACTACAGACACTGATTCTCAAAAGACAGATCAACTTGCGCCAGAAGAAGTCAACCAAAGACCAGGAATCTTCAATCTCGGAGACCTGTTGGCCGAAGAGACTCCCTCATCTCCCGGCCGGTATTCGGAGACAATTTTTGCCATTAGGCATCAGATCATTGAGCGGAGATGGCTGGCAACTTATCGGAAGTTTCCGCAGAAACTTGACCTTCCAGACCTCGAGCAAAATTCTTCAATAGTCTGAGCCCGGCGTTCTGGCTCTTCTCGGGATGAAACTGTGTTGCCAGCAGATTTCCTCGCGAAACAGAGGACACAAAACTCTCACCATGTGTCGTGGTTGTCGCAATGATGGATGGATCTTCTGGAACCACAAAGTAACTGTGGACAAAATAGAAGGTAGCATCTGAGGGGATACCAGTCAGTTGCGGGACAGCTTTCTTAAGTTCAATGGTATTCCAACCCATGTGAGGAATCTTCAGCCCTTCACGAGAAGCGAAACGCTGTACGCTGCCACGAAAAATCCCCAGGCCCTGATATTCGCCGTCTTCATATCCCACATCAAACAGCATTTGCAGGCCGAGGCAAATCCCAAGAAATGGCTTATCTGCTGCGATATGCTCCTTGATCGCAGGGATCAGATCGAGACGCTTAAGTTCGCTGATCGCATCGCGGAAGGCTCCCACGCCGGGGAGAACCAATCGATCAGCAGCAGCAATCTCTGCCGGCGTACTCACAATATGGGCGGTAGAACCAACCTTTTCGAAGCCCTTCTGGACGCTTCTCAGGTTCCCCATTCCATAATCGACAATCCCGATCATTTCACTGTCTTTCGCGACTTTATCAATCACACGGGTCTCACCATGGCCTCATGACTGAACACCACCATACGCTTTCGGCAATTCGCGCGTAAAGCGACTGGATCGTGGCGAGCTTCTCCAAATACCTTTCACTTCGCACTGATGTGATCTTTCACAAAGCGGAAGGTTCAGGTCATTCTCTCTGAATGAGCAGTGACCACAAAAAAATCACCCCTTCAGCCGGTCGCAGGGTCCGGCCAAAGGGGTGATCGATCCTGACAGATTCGCCCCAAAGGGCTCAGGTCAATGCAGGAGTGATCTCGACAGTTATTCCAACCCGGCAGGTGAGGCATATTTCGCGGGATCAATCACGAACTGCCGATGCGATTCGGCATCACTGAACAGATACAATTTGCCCTTGTACCAGGCCGCATGATCGAGCGATCCTTCCACCACATCTTTGGCATTCGCCAGAACAACCACGTCAGCACCGTAAGCAGCGGGTGCATAGCGAGTGGGTTCCTGTTCAAACCGGGCTTTGGCTTCGGCCGATGAGAATTGGAATTTCTGCCCGCGATAGGTGGCTGCAAATTGTGGCTGAATATCCTTCAATTCGCGTTGATCGCGTAATGCGACTGGGCAGAACCCTTTCAATCCCGAAACTCCTTCACGAGCGAAAATCTGCTTCATGCGTGGATCGTTCTGTGCATCCGCTGGAAGCTGAGCCGGTGCCACGGCTGCATGGACAGGAGCAGCCGGAGTTGTGGGAACTGCCGGTGTTGCTGGAACTACCGGAGCGGCTGTGGCCAAAGTTCCAGGTAATACTTCTTTTGTCTGTGGCGTGGCTGGTGGCGATGCCGGAGCGGGAATTGCTGCGGGTGGCACGGCCTCAGCCGCTGGCGGAATCGCCAGAGCAGGGACTTCTGCAGGAACCATTAAAGCCGGTGCCAGAGAAGGAGACTGGGCAGGTGCCTGGGCAGGAACCGCTGGCTGCGCATCTTTGGCCGTATCCAGAGGCAAATCCAAAGCTCGTCCAGCAGGTGGAACGACAGGTGACACTGGAATTGCAGGTTGGCCAATTGGAGTTGCTGTATCCGTTGGATTTGCTGAAGTTTTGGCAGCTTCGCTCGCCTTTCGAGCTTCATCTGCGAGTTCGGCAGCCTCTTCGGCCAGATCTTCCAGCTCCCAATCCTCCAGAGCTGGCTCTCCCGGCTTTTTAGGAATCACATTCTTTAAGGCCTCCTTAGCAGTCGTTGTGGAGGGAGCCAATGCAGGTGCTTTCTCGATGGCTGCGGCAGGCAAGCTTGGTGGCGGTAAAGCGACTCCCGCGAAGGGATCTGCCACTTCATCTGCCATTGGTGCCGCTGCAGGAGTTGCGACCTGTGATGCCACCGGTGCAGGACTTGCGAGAGTTTTTTCCACTGGCAACACAGGTGTGTTCGACACAGGCGCGTTCGACAGGGTGGTGCTCTGCGTTGGCACAGCCTGTACAGGAGCAGCTGCGAGAGTTGTCGAATTTACTGGCGCGGCAGAATTGGTTCCTTGAGCAACAGCCGCCGTCTGTGGTGCTGGTTCAGCCCGACGCAAGCCGCGATCCGCCATGGCTTCGGAGACTTCGGTAAACGGATCTGGGAAATCGTCCAGTCCTGCAGCCACTGCCGGTTGAGCGACTGGTGTTGCTTGAGAAGTTGCCTCGACGGCAGGTGCGACGGGTTTGACGACAGGAATTGCGGCCTGGTTCACAGGAATCCTGGTCTCTGTCACCACAGGCTGCTGCACCGCTTGTGCTGCGCTGGGAGTGGCTGGAATCCGTCCAGGATTTTGCACAGTCGGTTCAACAGGGGCTGGTAATGTGCCGAGTGGGACAGGCATTGAAAACACTGGTTCAGCAGCGACTGGCGCATTCTGCACTGGTGGCGTTTGCATTGGCGGAGTTTGCACCACGACCTGAGGCACTGGCTGTGTAGGAACTGCGGGAATCGCAGGCACAACAGGGATCTTTGCCACAGTAGCCTGTGGCGTGGTGATGACTGGTGCCTGGACAGTCACTGGAACTTGAGTTGTGGCTGGTGGCTGAACAGCTGGCACCTGAACAGGGGCCGCGACTGATGCTTGGCGAGGTGCTGGCGATGGAGGAATCGCATACGAATCCACGGGTGCCATCACCGGTGGCGCAACAGTCTGCGATAACCCTTGCGGAACCGCCAGAATGCTGGAAGCAGCGACAGGAGCGGGCACTGGAGCAGGGACAGGATTCACCCGGGCAGCCTGTGGTGGAGCTTGCGCCGGAACCTGCCCCAGAGTTTGACTTTGAGGAGCAGGTAATGGGCGTTGCAATGTCACCACAGGACGAGTTGTGGGAGCCAAAGGTGCTGCTTGAATCTGGGGGGGAGCCATCACGGCAGGCAGTCGGCTCGGTGCTGCAGAGGGGAGCGGGACTTCATCACTCGTCATCAACTCGGCAGGTGGTACTGACGGAGCCTGATAAGCAGAATAAGAAGGTGTGACTCCCGGAGGTACAGGAGGTTGTGAGCTGGCAGGCGTGGTTTCTTTTCGACCGGGTGTCAGTCGTTTAAAGAATCGCGAAACAGCATTCCCTGATGGAGCAGGGGCAGGCTGAGCCGTTGCCGCTGCCTTAGGTGCCACAGCAGGAGTCCCAGAGGGCGGCAGATTTGCTGGAGCCGCTCCTGGAGCATACCAGTTTGTCGCAGGTGCCGCTGGAGCGGGTTGAGATCCAGCAGGGGCAGCGACGGAACTTCCCGGCGTTTGTCCAGGCCGCTGATAATTCGGGCTGGTTTGCTGGGTAGCTGATTCGAGAGTCATGGCCGGCATTTCCCGACCACTTTCCCGATAGAGTTTTTCTAACTCTTCCTGAATCGAGTTGTTTCCCACTGGAATGATTTTGGCCGCTTGCGAGGGCTGCTGAATCGTCGCCGTCTGCTGCTTTGAGTTGACGTCATCCGATTTGGTCAAAGGCGTTGTTCGAGCCGGCGAACTTTTCTGCCCTTGAGGCAAGAACCCAGGCCTGATGATCTGTGCATCGGCAGGAGTTGCCGCAGCCAGCATGCCCCCGGCTGCGCATGTCAATAACCAACGATAGTCATTCATCCCTGACGACTTTTTCATTGCAGAAGCACTCCTCGCGACAGACCAGGCAGATTGACCATTTTGGCGTCGTGCAGGTGCTCAACACCTGGCACCCGAGCTGTCAATTCAGTTCCATTCGGCAATCGTCCACACATCTGGCCCTGGACAATGCTGCTCACTGTTCTGGATCGTCATTCCGAGTAAACCGAATTTCACGGTTCTGCGGGCGTCACGAGCGATTCAGGTGGCACTTTGGCTAAAGTCGTTATACGACGAACAATCCTTACTCTTTGCCTGATCGTTAAAATTTGACAGTGTCCAGGCTTTATTTGCAGAATTTGCCACACAGCAGACGGCAATTCCTGTCCAGTGAGGATCGATCAGAAGGACTCATGAATGGGCACCGGAGACGCCTGAGACAGATTGGGACGGAATGTTGAATGTTTCGCGAAGCTGAACAAGTGATACTGGCAATTCCACTGCAGGAACTGGAAATTACAAGGGAACCGAGTTGCCGATCACGGGGCCGATTTCAATGCGATGAGACAACTGATGCCGAGCTGGAATCGTTCACAGAATCCTCCCGATGTCCTTCCTCCATCGATCATCATGGGGTTAGTCATCGCCTGCGCACTCCCTTTGGTGACCAATCTCTTCGGTATTCGCTGGGGCATCAATCCGGTTGACGCAGGGCCGGCCCTTCAGCAGGTTCGTGGCGAGATCATTGTCACACTGCTCTCATGGACAGCTGCTTGTACCGGTGTTGTGACAGCCGTCAGCGCGTTTTCCATGTTTCGTCTCCGGGGAGATGTCACCACACCCATTCTTGGGACAGCACTGTTGTTCTGCGGTTTGATGGATGCTGCCAACGCACTGGCGATCAATGGAATCCTGGTCTCGGCTTCAGATCCCTCACGATTTGCTGACTTTACTGATGCCATGACGCGCCTGACCTATGCCTTGATCATTACTTTAGGGACTGCTCCATTCGCCCTGGGGTTCATCACACCCGAATGGAGTGGATCCAGGAATAACCGCAACGCAGGTTTTCTGATTTGTGCCGCGATCGTGTTCGGACTCGGTGCATTCTCGATTGTCGAACTCTGTGCCTGGATTCCGGAGTTGCCCAAAACAGTGTTCCCTGCATCTTCGATCCCCAGGCCTCTCGATGCGTTCACATTGATCATTTACCTCATCACTGGAATATTTTTTCTACCACGTTTTTACAAGCAGTATCCCAGCCTGTTCTCACATGGTCTGCTGCTGAGCGTGATCCCCCATATTCTACTGCAAATGTATATGGCCTTTGGATCTCGCCGGTTCGACGACAATGCGGCAGTCATCGCTCATTATCTGAAGATCGTCGGCTATCTCGTCCCATTTATTGGTCTGCTCTGCGATTACTCTCGTGTCTCGCAGGTCGAAGCCAAAATGTTGAGTACCGAAGCCCAACTTCAATTGGCTCGCCAATTGCAGCAGGCACTTCTTCCCAGAGAAGCACCAGTCATCAAGAACTATCAGGTGGCAGGTTTTTCAATCCCAGCAGAAGCTGTGGGAGGAGATTACTTCGACTATCTGGTTTATAACGATGGATCGATTGGCCTGGTGATTGCCGATGTCAGTGGTCACGACCTGGGTGCTTCGATCCTCATGTCTCAGACGCGTGCATTTCTACGTGCTGATCTGAGTGTGGGTCACGATCCAGCGATCATTGCCGAACGTCTCAATCGATTTCTCTGCGATGGAGATATTCTCGGCCACAGGTTTGTCAGTCTGTTTTTTGCTCGACTGATTCCCGAAGAACACGAATTGCGTTACATCGCTGCAGGTCAACCGGGCGTTGTTCTATTCCCCGATGGTGGAACTCAAGCCCTGTCACCCACTGGCCCCGTGCTGGGGTTTGATCCTCATTGTCAGTTCGTTCAAGAACAAACGAAATTGCCGCCCGGCAGTCTGCTGCTCCTTTACACGGATGGCATCACTGAAACGACAGATACCTCGGGACTTGCTCTGGGGACACAGCCTCTGTACGAGTTACTGCATGCCGGGCAAGGCCAGTCGGCTGAACACCTCACGAGTGTGATCAAAACGGCTGTCCTGAGGCATGCCGGCGAACGCGGCCCGGTGGATGACCTGACCTGTCTTTTGCTGAAGCGATCTCCGCAGGAAGCGAGTATACCGCTGAATATCGGAGCATCTCTCGCGCATGCCACGAAAGGCTAACGCTCGATTGTCATAGAGAGTTACGATTCAAGACAACGGATACACAGGCTCCGCCAATCTGGCGTGAAATCAGGTGTGATCAACTGGCAGCACGAGTCTGATCACCGTTGAGCTTGTTGTATAACGTCTTAAGAGCTATGCCCAACTCGGCAGCCACCTTGACTTTGTCACCTTTGTGCTTCTCCAGAACCTGATAGATGACTTCCATTTCAATCTCCCGCAAGGTCTTGGGAGAACCGCTGGAAAACGCAGCTTCTACTGCCTTATTGCCAGTCAGAACGGCAGATCGCTGACGGGTGATCGCGCCGGGAAGATGCTCGGGAAGGATCACTCCACCGTCAGCCAGAATCACCGCATGCTCCAATGCATTGGCGAGTTCACGAATGTTTCCACTCCAGTCGTGTGATTGCAATGCTTCGATCGTCTCTGGTGCCAGAATCTCGGGTGGCACGTCACGCCGTTTGAGATGTCTGGCAATCAGATTGCGAGACACATCTGGAAGATCTTCTTTCCGTTCGCGCAGCGGAGGGAGCCGAATCTCGAACGTATTCACACGAAAGAACAAATCTTCCCGAAAAGCTCCTTCGCGAACCATCGATTCGAGGTCACGATTTGTTGCACAGACGATGCGAACATCCACATGAAAAGCTTCGTTCTCACCCACACGACGAACTTCACCAGACTCTAAAAATCTCAGCAGCTTGACCTGCATCGACTTATCGAGTTCTCCCAGTTCATCCAGGAAGAGCGTCCCTCCGTTCGCCACCTCGATGAGTCCTTTCCGAGGTGTATCCGCCCCGGTGAAGGCACCTTTCCGGTGGCCGAACAGTTCGCTCTCCACCAGGTTATCCGGGAGCGCTCCACAATTCACAGCCACAAACGGCATCTGAGCACGATGGCTTAACTCATGCACCCGACGAGCCACCAGTTCCTTGCCAGTCCCGGTCTCACCCAGAATTAACACAGCCGAATCTGTCGGAGCAATCTTTTCGATCATCCGTTTGACACGCTGCATCGATGGCGTTTTGCCAATGATATCTGGTGCTCCTTCGACCGCCTTCAATCGCGTTTCCAGAGCAATCGCTTTATTGGTGAGAGTCCGTTTTTCAGCAACTCTTTTTAATGCAGCAGAAATCTCAAACAGCTTGCAGGGCTTGGGCAGAAAATCGTAAGCCCCCTTGCGAACAGCCTGAATGGCCGCCTCAAGATCACCATGACCCGTACTGATAATCACTTCAGTTTCCGGAGAAACTTTTTTGATGTGATCAATCACATCCCAGCCACTGATCCCTGGCATCCGCAGATCCACAATCGCAGCATCGAAGGTATGATTCTCCAGCACCTTGAGTGCGGATTCACCATCTTCGCAAAATGTGACATCGTGCCCCATGCGTGGCAATTCGATCTTCATCACACTGCGGATAGCCGCCTCATCATCCACGAACAGCACACGCAGTTTGTTTGATGTCATCGTACCCAACGGGCTTTCTCCTTGCCCTTCCAGAGGCATCATGCCTCAGGGCCTGATCAGGCTGATTTGGCAAATTGTTACATCGGCTTGTTAACAGAAGACACAAATCCCGGCAATGCCGCCTTCATCGATTACTGGGGCTTTTCATCATGCCGCCATCGACTGGACAGCTCTTTTGGGAAGATGAACACGGAAGGTACTTCCACAGCCAGGACCATCACTGTGAGCCTCAATTCGCCCGCCATGATCAACGACAATCCGGTGGCTGATCGACAGCCCCAGACCAGTCCCACGCCCTGATTTTCTTTCTGTAAAAAAGGGCTCAAACAGATTCTCCAGGACGCGGGCCGACATGCCGCAACCGGTATCTTTAAAAGCCAGACAAACCTCATCAGAAAGCTCTTTGATTTCCACACTGAGCTTCCCACCAGATGCGCCCATC is a window of Planctopirus limnophila DSM 3776 DNA encoding:
- the hisH gene encoding imidazole glycerol phosphate synthase subunit HisH is translated as MIGIVDYGMGNLRSVQKGFEKVGSTAHIVSTPAEIAAADRLVLPGVGAFRDAISELKRLDLIPAIKEHIAADKPFLGICLGLQMLFDVGYEDGEYQGLGIFRGSVQRFASREGLKIPHMGWNTIELKKAVPQLTGIPSDATFYFVHSYFVVPEDPSIIATTTTHGESFVSSVSRGNLLATQFHPEKSQNAGLRLLKNFARGLEGQVSAETSDKLPAISAQ
- a CDS encoding PP2C family protein-serine/threonine phosphatase, which codes for MPSWNRSQNPPDVLPPSIIMGLVIACALPLVTNLFGIRWGINPVDAGPALQQVRGEIIVTLLSWTAACTGVVTAVSAFSMFRLRGDVTTPILGTALLFCGLMDAANALAINGILVSASDPSRFADFTDAMTRLTYALIITLGTAPFALGFITPEWSGSRNNRNAGFLICAAIVFGLGAFSIVELCAWIPELPKTVFPASSIPRPLDAFTLIIYLITGIFFLPRFYKQYPSLFSHGLLLSVIPHILLQMYMAFGSRRFDDNAAVIAHYLKIVGYLVPFIGLLCDYSRVSQVEAKMLSTEAQLQLARQLQQALLPREAPVIKNYQVAGFSIPAEAVGGDYFDYLVYNDGSIGLVIADVSGHDLGASILMSQTRAFLRADLSVGHDPAIIAERLNRFLCDGDILGHRFVSLFFARLIPEEHELRYIAAGQPGVVLFPDGGTQALSPTGPVLGFDPHCQFVQEQTKLPPGSLLLLYTDGITETTDTSGLALGTQPLYELLHAGQGQSAEHLTSVIKTAVLRHAGERGPVDDLTCLLLKRSPQEASIPLNIGASLAHATKG
- the hisA gene encoding 1-(5-phosphoribosyl)-5-[(5-phosphoribosylamino)methylideneamino]imidazole-4-carboxamide isomerase yields the protein MEILPAIDLRGGKCVRLRQGDYALETVFGDDPVAMAQKWAATGADRLHLVDLDGAKAGYPVNHEIVRAIVSELSIPCELGGGFRSEESVRFMLEDVGLDRAIIGTQALKEPAWFKSLVEKYPGRIALGLDARDGKVATAGWLEVSAVSALELASQFVDLPLAAVIYTNIANDGMMQGVDEGTIADMQRLADLGFSVIASGGVTTLDDVRRLEAVHKQQPNLVGAIIGRAIYEGTIRVEEAVALTR
- a CDS encoding trimeric intracellular cation channel family protein, which produces MSFLYFLEHLSVAFGAIAGVLAGRGKRVDLFGILVLGMVTATGGGTLRDLILDVPVFWLKDPNFVYTVVVASCLMFVTARYRKTPLKLLIFADAAGLAFVAIVGTSKTLSLGHAGIICIVMGVTSGVAGGIIRDVLCSEFPSIFRIDFYWYATAAFCGACCYLTLHLVQGPNPVNLIVSSALILILRLAALRYRWRLPEFRTHEDTHTVSEDKLPPVA
- a CDS encoding sigma-54-dependent transcriptional regulator; translation: MTSNKLRVLFVDDEAAIRSVMKIELPRMGHDVTFCEDGESALKVLENHTFDAAIVDLRMPGISGWDVIDHIKKVSPETEVIISTGHGDLEAAIQAVRKGAYDFLPKPCKLFEISAALKRVAEKRTLTNKAIALETRLKAVEGAPDIIGKTPSMQRVKRMIEKIAPTDSAVLILGETGTGKELVARRVHELSHRAQMPFVAVNCGALPDNLVESELFGHRKGAFTGADTPRKGLIEVANGGTLFLDELGELDKSMQVKLLRFLESGEVRRVGENEAFHVDVRIVCATNRDLESMVREGAFREDLFFRVNTFEIRLPPLRERKEDLPDVSRNLIARHLKRRDVPPEILAPETIEALQSHDWSGNIRELANALEHAVILADGGVILPEHLPGAITRQRSAVLTGNKAVEAAFSSGSPKTLREIEMEVIYQVLEKHKGDKVKVAAELGIALKTLYNKLNGDQTRAAS
- a CDS encoding M60 family metallopeptidase, with product MSYRHVLILSLACCLWTENLLAQSGKSQGTKPAATKPATKPSAKSSSKKGAPARTETSKFDPELWKPHQDFLLEGVTEIKIGGAPGTILPYGPESFPVVVSTNKGKTSVAAAAAEFGKGRVVALCHNDLLGSGPANHTMTGRFISNCIAWAGHKEKAPGTVKVAVMGKRNLFQQLQSAKIAAIEVGGKNWLAQTRGADVIIAETDGLADDELRGLEAFVKDGGGLISVTLIWAWQQYGKGGNAATDNQSNKLFSKAGIVWLDATQEGQDEIFKVINPVPKFSNAGYATQHLKDALETKVPPTAEEMAMIASTLEPALVGIPWKMDHGVVSQLIAFVEDLKKQIPVPTSKQPVKAKQADAKLLVGLQTGYYLQLPLEEMKPAPTASVFPGAVPANAKKVTRKVTINTETTRWKSTGLYAAPGTLVKVKVPRNIVGQKFEIQIGSHSDSLWSKDEWRRPPAVIRQFPIDKVEFEVGNAYGGLIYVVVPQKTPAGKFEVEFSNVVDAPYFVHGETDISDWRFTIRNYPAPWAELETRHLVITVPSELVRKLDFPDKLMNHWAAVLDACADLYSISRNRPYAERFVFDDQISAGFMHSGYPIMCFTNPSAPEVVDLNFLENKGGWGFYHELGHNHQKGDWTFQGTGEVTNNLTPLYVIDTLTPKAFSHDAIQQPERDNRERKYVMNGAPFSTWQEDPFLALTMYIQLKEQFGWQPFRDVFLEYEKLQKDEHPKSEMDKRDQWMVRFSRKVNRNLGPFFQYWGVPTSENARQMIKDLPTWMPPGRPGSQT